In Solobacterium moorei, a single genomic region encodes these proteins:
- the rbr gene encoding rubrerythrin, translated as MENKKNPYAGTKTEKNLLEAFRGESEARNKYTFFASVAKKAGFEQIAALFLKTAENEKEHAKLWFKALGMLGDVKENLQAAANGENYEWTDMYECMAKDAEEEGFHDLAEQFRGVGAIEKMHEERYRKLLQNVEMQEVFKKSEVKIWECRNCGHIVVGMEAPEICPVCHHPQAFFEVHAENY; from the coding sequence ATGGAAAACAAAAAGAACCCTTATGCAGGTACTAAGACGGAAAAGAACCTATTAGAAGCGTTTAGAGGTGAATCAGAAGCTAGAAACAAGTATACATTCTTCGCTTCCGTTGCGAAGAAAGCAGGCTTTGAGCAGATTGCGGCTTTATTCTTAAAGACTGCAGAAAATGAAAAGGAACATGCAAAGCTTTGGTTTAAGGCATTAGGCATGCTTGGCGATGTGAAAGAAAACTTACAAGCAGCTGCTAATGGTGAAAACTATGAGTGGACTGACATGTATGAGTGTATGGCAAAGGATGCGGAAGAGGAAGGCTTCCACGATCTAGCTGAACAGTTTAGAGGTGTAGGTGCCATCGAAAAGATGCACGAAGAACGTTACAGAAAGTTACTTCAGAATGTAGAGATGCAGGAAGTATTCAAGAAGAGTGAAGTTAAGATTTGGGAGTGCCGTAACTGTGGCCATATCGTTGTCGGTATGGAAGCTCCAGAAATTTGCCCAGTATGTCATCACCCACAAGCATTCTTTGAAGTTCACGCAGAAAATTATTAA
- a CDS encoding SemiSWEET family transporter translates to MNQKGLKTLGWIATCTAMLMYISYFPQIINNLHGMKSGFLQPMVAAINCSLWVTYGFMQEKKDWPLMMANLPGVLFGAIAAITAL, encoded by the coding sequence ATGAATCAAAAAGGATTAAAAACACTAGGATGGATTGCGACATGTACAGCAATGTTAATGTATATTTCCTACTTCCCACAAATTATAAATAACCTACATGGAATGAAGAGTGGCTTCTTACAACCTATGGTTGCGGCTATCAACTGTTCCTTATGGGTAACATATGGCTTTATGCAAGAGAAGAAGGATTGGCCACTGATGATGGCTAATTTACCTGGTGTATTATTCGGCGCAATCGCCGCAATTACAGCACTATAA
- a CDS encoding IS1182 family transposase translates to MIKQEGMILSPYIDLYGMIIPKDHELRQLNELVDFSFVDDLLKHTYTSSNGRPGYRPQVMFKYLMLKRMYELSDRDVVERARTDMAFKYFLGLAPEEDVIEFSSLTKFRKLRLKDESVIDALISKSVQIAMENGIKLSKTIIVDSTHTEARYGTKSAREYLLEVCKNLRKKVYSVNEEYVKQMPKKPDNNRIGLYEEVVDYCEKVYKLVDGDNSLKAYKYIQENMNLLRETLDDVNEELTYSKDSDAKTGHKTADTEFFGYKTHIAMTPERIITAAAVTSGEKHDGKELASLVDKTEANGIDVDNIVGDGAYSEKENIEYANENEINLVSKLSKTVSSGNRKNALDGEFSYNKDAKMYVCPAGHMAIHKSKTGVKDPNKPQRESYFFDVKKCIQCPLREKCGYKENQKSKTYNITVKMSKIHQDHQDKQQTEYYQELAGERYKIEAKNAELKKEHGYAHTIYAGMNGMMLQAGVTIFVVNLKRILKLKKDR, encoded by the coding sequence ATGATCAAGCAGGAAGGTATGATTCTCAGTCCCTATATCGATCTTTACGGCATGATCATTCCAAAAGATCACGAGCTCCGGCAGCTGAATGAGCTCGTGGATTTCAGCTTTGTAGACGATCTTCTGAAACACACATATACTTCCAGCAACGGCAGACCAGGCTACAGGCCACAGGTCATGTTCAAATATCTTATGCTTAAGCGAATGTATGAGCTTTCTGACAGAGATGTTGTAGAAAGAGCCCGTACAGACATGGCATTCAAATATTTTCTTGGTCTTGCACCCGAAGAAGATGTAATTGAATTTTCAAGTCTTACCAAGTTCAGAAAACTGCGCCTGAAAGATGAATCCGTCATAGATGCCCTGATTTCAAAGAGCGTACAGATAGCGATGGAGAACGGAATCAAACTGTCTAAAACAATTATTGTTGATTCCACGCATACAGAAGCCAGATATGGAACAAAAAGTGCACGAGAATACCTTCTTGAAGTTTGTAAAAATCTCAGAAAGAAAGTATACAGCGTAAATGAAGAATATGTGAAACAGATGCCTAAGAAACCGGACAACAACAGAATCGGGCTGTATGAAGAAGTAGTTGATTACTGCGAAAAAGTATATAAGTTGGTTGATGGTGATAACAGTTTAAAGGCATATAAGTACATACAGGAAAATATGAATCTTCTCCGTGAAACGCTGGATGATGTAAATGAAGAGCTGACCTACTCTAAGGACAGTGATGCCAAGACGGGGCACAAAACTGCAGACACAGAATTCTTTGGGTATAAGACACATATCGCAATGACTCCAGAAAGAATTATTACAGCTGCTGCTGTCACTTCTGGAGAGAAGCACGATGGAAAGGAACTTGCATCTTTAGTAGACAAGACGGAAGCTAACGGAATAGATGTTGACAATATTGTCGGAGATGGAGCATATTCTGAAAAGGAAAATATAGAGTATGCAAATGAAAATGAAATCAACCTTGTATCGAAGCTAAGCAAAACAGTATCATCCGGGAACAGAAAAAACGCCCTTGACGGAGAATTCAGCTACAATAAAGACGCAAAAATGTATGTATGCCCAGCAGGACATATGGCAATTCATAAATCTAAAACTGGTGTGAAAGATCCAAATAAGCCACAGCGTGAATCCTACTTTTTCGATGTAAAAAAATGTATTCAATGCCCGCTGAGAGAGAAATGTGGATATAAAGAAAATCAGAAAAGCAAAACATATAACATCACAGTAAAGATGAGTAAAATTCATCAGGACCATCAGGATAAGCAACAGACAGAATATTATCAGGAACTGGCTGGTGAACGTTACAAAATAGAAGCTAAAAATGCTGAGCTGAAAAAAGAACATGGATATGCACATACTATATATGCAGGAATGAACGGGATGATGCTTCAGGCAGGTGTCACCATTTTTGTGGTGAATTTAAAAAGAATATTGAAGCTGAAAAAAGATAGATAA
- a CDS encoding Na/Pi cotransporter family protein yields the protein MMELTSIRWDIILGGFGLFLIGINFMGDGLKAVAGDKLRDYIDRYTTNPFSALLIGIAITIVMQSSSASTAITIGLVRAGLMNLEQAAGIVMGANIGTTVTSLLISLDIDNFVLYFVFIGAMIICFGKKQKIKSTGYIILGFGLIFFGLNSMGDELAAIKDVPAFMSFAEAMSTNPLLSLLAGTIMTGAVQASAATIGVVQKMYEAGALTFSAVLPFVFGANIGTTVTGILASIGGSTAAKRTAGIHILFNIIGTTIGMLFLVPYANFIQWFCAELNIGGMMQIAVAHIVFNTVATIVFFPLLRQFCSLIRLIVRGEEPKKIEINIDELDAHLANTELPAVAISAARDAIFKLADVVGEDVSDSRDYLNKPGTDEDFENLRQSESMINSLDRKITEFLVQVSANSNLTAVDQADIRRDLEIIKNLERLGDLSMNLSEFYKMVQEDRSGLTSFAMGDINSMYDKFKEMYAKAIAVYRTKDKIIYEELIALEEEMDKAEYVARQAHFTRMSKNQCESSVAASIYCDILGTLERMGDHCCNIAKSALLDYVDASFNPTLTDTTTK from the coding sequence ATGATGGAACTTACATCCATTAGATGGGATATTATTCTAGGTGGCTTTGGTCTATTCTTAATCGGTATCAATTTCATGGGTGATGGCTTAAAAGCTGTCGCTGGTGATAAGTTGAGAGATTATATCGATAGATATACAACCAATCCATTCAGTGCTTTATTGATTGGTATTGCGATTACAATCGTTATGCAGTCAAGCTCGGCTTCAACCGCGATTACGATTGGCTTAGTTCGTGCAGGTCTTATGAACTTGGAACAGGCTGCTGGTATCGTCATGGGTGCCAATATCGGTACAACGGTTACATCATTATTAATTTCCTTGGATATTGATAACTTTGTTTTATACTTCGTATTTATTGGTGCGATGATTATCTGCTTTGGCAAGAAACAGAAAATCAAGAGTACTGGATATATCATCCTCGGTTTTGGTTTGATTTTCTTTGGCTTGAATTCGATGGGTGATGAACTTGCGGCAATCAAAGATGTTCCTGCATTTATGTCATTTGCCGAGGCGATGTCTACAAACCCATTATTGTCCTTGCTTGCTGGTACAATCATGACTGGTGCAGTACAGGCATCTGCTGCAACAATCGGTGTCGTTCAGAAGATGTATGAAGCTGGTGCACTGACATTCAGTGCTGTATTACCATTCGTATTTGGTGCTAATATCGGTACAACTGTAACTGGTATCTTAGCTTCTATTGGTGGATCTACAGCTGCCAAGAGAACAGCGGGTATTCATATCTTATTCAATATTATTGGTACAACAATTGGTATGTTGTTCTTAGTACCTTATGCAAATTTCATTCAATGGTTTTGTGCAGAGTTAAACATTGGCGGAATGATGCAGATAGCAGTAGCGCATATTGTATTTAATACAGTAGCGACAATTGTATTCTTTCCGCTCCTTCGTCAATTCTGTTCATTAATTCGTCTGATTGTTCGTGGTGAAGAACCTAAGAAGATTGAAATTAATATTGATGAGTTGGATGCTCATCTAGCGAATACTGAGCTTCCTGCAGTTGCAATTTCGGCGGCTAGAGATGCGATTTTCAAGTTGGCGGATGTTGTTGGAGAAGATGTCTCTGATTCCCGTGATTATTTGAATAAGCCTGGTACAGATGAGGACTTTGAAAACTTAAGGCAGTCTGAGTCTATGATTAACTCTTTAGATCGTAAGATTACGGAATTCTTAGTTCAAGTTTCCGCAAATTCAAATTTAACAGCTGTTGACCAAGCGGATATCCGTAGAGATCTAGAAATCATCAAGAACCTTGAACGTTTAGGTGACTTATCCATGAATTTATCTGAGTTCTATAAGATGGTCCAAGAGGATCGTAGCGGATTAACTTCCTTTGCGATGGGCGATATCAATAGTATGTATGATAAGTTCAAGGAAATGTACGCAAAGGCAATTGCGGTATATCGTACAAAAGATAAGATTATTTATGAAGAATTAATAGCGTTAGAAGAAGAGATGGATAAGGCAGAGTATGTAGCACGTCAGGCACACTTCACACGTATGTCTAAGAATCAATGTGAATCTTCTGTCGCTGCTTCTATCTACTGTGATATTCTTGGTACATTAGAGCGTATGGGTGACCACTGCTGTAACATTGCTAAGTCGGCATTATTGGATTATGTAGATGCTAGTTTTAATCCAACACTGACAGACACAACAACAAAATAG
- the murQ gene encoding N-acetylmuramic acid 6-phosphate etherase → MTINLQTIATEHRNENTINLDQMSSLEIITEMNREDALIASAIQPHLPNISKVIEYCIGAIQQGGRIIYMGAGTSGRLGVLDAAECPPTFGVSADLVVGLIAGGEGAFIKAREGSEDSAELGKQDLIQIGLNERDIVIGLAASGRTPYVLGGLSYAQELGCHTAAISNTYHSKIGEVAQIAVDVPVGAEVLTGSTRLKSGTAEKMILNMISTATMVGLGKAYQNLMVDVMQTNEKLRNRAENIVMEATGVERSVARATIDIAKGSCKVAITMILANCSYEDALIRLQQACGHVREAIREK, encoded by the coding sequence ATGACAATTAATCTTCAAACAATCGCTACAGAACACCGTAATGAAAATACGATCAATTTGGATCAGATGAGTTCACTCGAAATCATTACAGAAATGAACCGTGAGGATGCGTTAATTGCGTCTGCGATTCAGCCACATCTTCCTAATATTTCAAAGGTCATTGAATATTGTATTGGAGCTATCCAACAAGGTGGAAGAATTATCTATATGGGTGCAGGAACAAGTGGAAGATTAGGGGTGCTTGATGCGGCAGAATGTCCACCAACATTTGGTGTATCTGCTGATTTAGTTGTTGGTCTGATTGCGGGTGGTGAAGGTGCTTTTATTAAAGCTCGTGAAGGATCCGAAGATTCCGCAGAGCTTGGCAAACAAGATTTAATTCAAATCGGCTTAAATGAAAGGGATATCGTAATTGGTTTAGCAGCAAGTGGACGTACTCCATATGTGCTTGGTGGACTTTCTTATGCACAAGAGTTAGGTTGTCATACTGCTGCAATCTCAAATACATATCATTCCAAGATTGGCGAAGTTGCCCAAATTGCAGTGGATGTTCCTGTGGGGGCAGAGGTATTAACTGGTTCTACACGTTTGAAGTCCGGTACTGCTGAGAAGATGATTCTTAATATGATTTCTACTGCAACGATGGTAGGTCTTGGAAAGGCTTATCAAAATCTTATGGTTGACGTGATGCAGACAAATGAGAAACTACGCAATCGCGCAGAAAATATTGTTATGGAAGCTACAGGGGTTGAACGTTCTGTAGCACGTGCTACGATAGATATAGCAAAAGGTTCATGTAAAGTCGCTATCACGATGATTCTAGCAAACTGTTCTTACGAAGATGCGTTGATTCGTTTACAACAAGCTTGCGGTCATGTCCGTGAAGCAATCAGGGAGAAATAA
- a CDS encoding MupG family TIM beta-alpha barrel fold protein, which translates to MANSLGYSVFLSTFEKQKMHLQGVGKNHPLVFVSLHISEEFSDTYTKDMHAMCAWLNEEGFRIVADVSTKSLELFQVSSVREIAKLLDVYALRLDYGFDHAEMLALAKEMPIVLNASTIRVDEVEDLVREGKEILAMHNYYPRCETGLDEEYFLRITKSLQAAGIHVIAFIPGDVLKRGPIFEGLPTLEHHRHISPYAAFMELTLKYHVDQVFVGDPGISAYEIQRIQSYCDTEVIDIPVTLKHAEYFYDKEVTCRIDSPSWIIRVEEARLLKKADEHIVPNNTTTREVGAITMDNDSYLRYAGEVQIVRSPLPADNRVNIIGHVSPKDLSILKLVKGGMKIRFIREDM; encoded by the coding sequence ATGGCAAATTCATTAGGATATTCTGTATTTTTAAGCACATTTGAAAAACAGAAGATGCACTTACAAGGTGTAGGTAAAAATCATCCACTTGTATTTGTATCTTTACATATCAGTGAAGAGTTCAGTGATACATATACAAAAGACATGCATGCAATGTGTGCTTGGTTAAATGAAGAGGGTTTCCGTATTGTAGCGGATGTATCCACAAAATCATTAGAGTTATTTCAAGTTTCGTCTGTGCGAGAAATCGCAAAGTTACTAGATGTATATGCATTGCGCTTGGATTATGGTTTTGACCATGCGGAAATGTTGGCATTAGCGAAAGAGATGCCAATCGTATTAAATGCATCCACCATTCGTGTTGATGAAGTGGAAGATTTAGTGCGTGAAGGAAAAGAAATCCTTGCCATGCATAACTATTATCCCCGTTGTGAAACGGGATTAGACGAAGAGTACTTTTTGCGGATTACAAAGTCATTACAGGCTGCGGGTATCCATGTGATTGCCTTTATTCCAGGTGATGTATTAAAGCGGGGACCTATCTTTGAGGGTTTACCAACCCTAGAGCATCATCGTCATATTTCTCCATACGCAGCGTTTATGGAGTTGACGTTAAAGTATCATGTAGATCAAGTGTTTGTTGGAGATCCTGGTATCAGTGCGTATGAGATTCAACGCATTCAATCGTATTGTGATACAGAAGTGATTGATATTCCAGTCACTTTGAAACATGCGGAATATTTCTATGATAAAGAAGTAACTTGTCGTATTGATAGTCCATCATGGATTATCCGTGTGGAAGAAGCGCGCTTATTAAAAAAGGCAGATGAACACATTGTGCCAAACAATACAACGACACGTGAAGTTGGTGCGATCACAATGGATAATGATTCCTACTTGCGTTATGCAGGAGAAGTACAGATTGTCCGTAGTCCACTTCCAGCAGATAATCGCGTAAATATTATTGGTCATGTATCACCAAAGGACTTGTCTATCTTAAAACTTGTCAAAGGTGGCATGAAGATTCGATTCATAAGAGAAGATATGTAA
- a CDS encoding MurR/RpiR family transcriptional regulator: protein MKNALIRLREHYHELASAERTVAEYILKNPETASTLSVQELAHKSFSSPSAVVRMCHRINFDGYKDFKRSLTIELALHAKTGEQMYNEEIKRTDNIADIIRKVTAKNAKSLDETEKLMDIETLHECVKIMNDARNVILIGMGASLVALRDLYLKLLRISKPCTINEDWHSQFLSCKNSTAEDVAIVCSYSGNTTEVITCMNALKENLTPIIAITRCVDTPVSKLADYKLYTTENESLLRTAAMSSRISQLNIIDILYTALGTMNYDETIKVLHRTYIKKPKN, encoded by the coding sequence ATGAAAAATGCACTTATTCGATTACGTGAACATTACCATGAACTAGCTAGTGCTGAAAGAACCGTTGCGGAATATATCCTCAAAAACCCTGAAACCGCAAGTACACTTTCTGTACAGGAATTAGCACATAAAAGTTTTTCATCTCCATCAGCGGTTGTTAGAATGTGCCATCGCATCAACTTTGATGGATACAAAGATTTCAAACGCAGTCTGACCATTGAATTAGCACTTCATGCAAAGACTGGTGAACAGATGTATAACGAAGAAATCAAAAGAACAGATAATATCGCAGATATCATTCGCAAGGTAACAGCCAAAAATGCAAAGTCCTTAGATGAAACGGAAAAGTTAATGGACATTGAAACCTTGCACGAATGCGTAAAAATCATGAATGATGCAAGAAATGTTATTCTCATTGGAATGGGTGCTTCCTTAGTTGCTCTACGTGATTTATATCTAAAGTTATTACGTATCTCAAAGCCATGTACCATTAATGAGGACTGGCATTCACAGTTTCTCAGTTGTAAAAACAGTACTGCTGAAGATGTAGCGATTGTATGTTCCTACTCTGGCAATACCACTGAAGTAATTACATGCATGAATGCACTCAAGGAAAATCTAACTCCTATTATCGCAATTACTCGCTGTGTTGATACACCAGTTTCAAAATTGGCAGATTATAAACTATATACAACCGAGAACGAATCACTCTTGCGTACAGCCGCAATGTCATCTCGTATCTCACAATTAAATATCATCGATATTCTCTACACTGCACTCGGTACTATGAATTATGATGAAACAATTAAAGTACTACACCGTACCTACATTAAAAAACCAAAGAATTAA
- a CDS encoding carbohydrate kinase family protein → MGKIYTIGEALIDFIPVQTAASLSAVDAFQKRPGGAPANVAVAAAKLGAEAYFIGMVGDDPFGHFLKDTIAGYGVNTRYLKTTKKAKTALAFVSLADDGQRDFSFYRNPSADLLLDKSDVEEIEFTSEDYISFGSVDLVEYPVKYATEYLLQKAKAANATILFDPNIRKDLWDDLNECRQTILTFMKYANIVKMADDEVEFITGKSSVKEAIEVVKQYGVEHVIVTYGPEGSDAYLKHCHSHADAHKVDPIDTTGAGDTFVGALLYYLDHYKQKPDQISPEMIKDGLCFANHAAAIVTTKKGAMNAAPTLEELQK, encoded by the coding sequence ATGGGAAAAATCTATACAATCGGGGAAGCGTTAATTGACTTTATTCCAGTACAGACAGCTGCAAGTCTAAGTGCTGTGGATGCCTTTCAAAAAAGACCGGGAGGAGCACCAGCCAATGTGGCAGTCGCCGCAGCGAAGCTTGGTGCAGAAGCATATTTTATCGGTATGGTTGGAGATGATCCATTTGGACATTTCTTAAAAGATACGATTGCGGGTTATGGTGTTAATACGAGATATCTGAAGACTACAAAGAAGGCAAAGACAGCGTTAGCCTTTGTAAGCCTTGCGGATGATGGACAACGTGACTTTAGTTTCTATCGTAATCCAAGTGCGGACTTGCTCTTGGATAAAAGTGATGTAGAAGAAATTGAATTTACAAGTGAAGACTATATCAGTTTTGGCTCTGTTGATTTAGTAGAATATCCTGTAAAGTACGCAACAGAGTACTTGCTACAGAAGGCGAAAGCAGCGAATGCGACAATCCTGTTTGACCCAAATATCCGTAAAGATCTTTGGGATGATTTAAATGAGTGTAGACAAACAATTTTAACTTTTATGAAGTATGCAAATATCGTTAAGATGGCAGATGATGAAGTGGAATTTATCACTGGTAAATCGTCTGTCAAAGAAGCCATTGAAGTGGTAAAACAATATGGTGTTGAACATGTCATTGTGACATATGGACCTGAGGGTAGTGACGCTTACTTGAAACATTGTCATAGTCATGCGGATGCGCATAAAGTAGATCCAATTGATACAACCGGTGCAGGTGATACGTTTGTTGGTGCGCTATTATATTACTTAGATCATTACAAACAAAAGCCTGATCAAATTTCACCAGAGATGATCAAAGATGGATTATGTTTTGCCAATCACGCAGCTGCTATCGTTACGACGAAAAAGGGTGCGATGAATGCAGCCCCAACATTAGAAGAATTACAGAAATAA
- a CDS encoding CpXC domain-containing protein, translated as MFKRAEMNTYEAEITCHSCGKKEKVKIKSLIDTALDPSAETSLLRGKLFRHSCSKCHMEQNMLYTCMYHDGSKNLLVGYPDNQKDYEEMNLMFNRRYHRDELDEALNKWIETCTTRIVSSQSDMQEKALISLLGLDDRIIEIGKYVTGDLAKIQSQGLEINHMYFNTRGDEYAFLIQSGEGIVGEVPFTKELYQTLEEHYKPYLAEDESVEIDSYWVSDFLRKVKEKQSQSN; from the coding sequence ATGTTTAAAAGAGCAGAGATGAATACCTATGAAGCAGAGATTACTTGTCATTCATGTGGGAAGAAGGAAAAAGTTAAAATCAAATCACTTATTGATACAGCTTTAGATCCATCGGCAGAAACGAGCTTACTGCGTGGCAAGTTATTTCGTCATAGCTGCTCGAAATGTCATATGGAACAAAATATGTTATATACGTGCATGTACCATGATGGTAGTAAGAATCTATTAGTTGGATATCCAGATAATCAAAAAGATTATGAAGAGATGAATCTCATGTTCAATCGCCGCTATCATCGTGATGAGTTGGATGAAGCGTTAAATAAATGGATTGAGACATGCACGACGAGAATCGTGTCGAGTCAATCAGATATGCAAGAAAAGGCTCTGATTTCGTTACTAGGATTAGATGATCGTATCATCGAAATTGGTAAGTATGTAACAGGGGACCTAGCTAAGATTCAATCACAGGGTTTAGAAATCAATCATATGTATTTCAATACTCGTGGTGATGAGTATGCGTTCTTAATTCAATCTGGAGAGGGAATTGTTGGAGAAGTTCCCTTTACCAAAGAACTGTATCAAACATTAGAAGAGCACTACAAACCATATCTAGCTGAAGATGAATCTGTAGAAATTGACTCTTATTGGGTCAGTGATTTCCTAAGAAAAGTTAAAGAAAAACAAAGCCAGTCGAATTAA
- a CDS encoding L-lactate dehydrogenase, producing MLNMSINFRKVAVVGCGFVGSSSAFALMQSGLFSEMVLLDVNRAKAEGEAMDIGHGTSISSPMNIYAGDYSDIKDAAIIIVTAGAAQKPGETRLDLIKKNIQIHAGIMAEIKAQSPEGILLIVANPVDILTYYAQKASGMPENRVFGSGTVLDSARLRYLLGTRLDVDSRSVHAYVIGEHGDSEICTWSMANISGVPLADFFALRGMGGDLDMKVAQEDIAEDVKNAAYKIIERKNATYYGIAMSVVRICRAILRDEKSILPVSTALHGEYGISDVSLSVPAIVGRNGIEELVPISLSEEERTKLSESAAVLKKTMEGVEF from the coding sequence ATGTTAAATATGAGTATTAATTTTCGTAAAGTTGCGGTTGTAGGTTGTGGATTCGTTGGATCTTCTAGCGCATTTGCCTTAATGCAAAGCGGTCTATTTTCAGAAATGGTTTTATTAGATGTAAATCGTGCTAAGGCTGAAGGAGAAGCTATGGATATTGGTCATGGTACTTCTATCAGTTCTCCAATGAATATCTATGCGGGTGATTATTCCGATATTAAGGATGCGGCTATCATTATCGTTACAGCTGGTGCTGCACAAAAGCCAGGTGAAACACGTCTTGACTTAATTAAGAAGAATATCCAGATTCACGCTGGGATCATGGCTGAAATCAAAGCACAAAGTCCGGAAGGAATCTTATTGATTGTGGCTAATCCAGTTGATATCCTGACTTACTATGCACAGAAGGCTTCTGGCATGCCAGAGAATCGTGTATTTGGTTCAGGAACAGTATTAGACTCTGCACGTCTAAGATATCTATTAGGAACACGTTTGGATGTTGACTCACGTTCTGTTCACGCATATGTTATCGGTGAACATGGTGACTCTGAAATCTGCACATGGTCTATGGCAAATATCTCAGGTGTTCCACTCGCTGACTTCTTCGCATTAAGAGGTATGGGTGGTGATCTTGACATGAAGGTTGCACAAGAAGATATCGCAGAAGATGTTAAGAATGCAGCGTATAAGATCATTGAAAGAAAGAACGCTACTTACTACGGAATTGCAATGTCGGTTGTAAGAATCTGTCGTGCAATCCTACGTGATGAAAAGTCTATTTTACCTGTATCAACTGCATTACATGGTGAGTATGGTATCAGTGATGTATCTCTCAGCGTTCCAGCAATCGTTGGAAGAAATGGTATTGAAGAATTGGTGCCAATTTCCCTCAGTGAAGAAGAACGTACAAAGCTTTCCGAATCTGCGGCCGTCTTAAAAAAGACAATGGAAGGCGTAGAATTCTAA
- a CDS encoding TIGR01212 family radical SAM protein (This family includes YhcC from E. coli K-12, an uncharacterized radical SAM protein.), protein MKQLYYSFPQYLKDTFGRKLYKVALETGMTCPNRDGKVAVGGCIFCGEGGSGDFTIYYEGKRLSREELIYNHQEIPKGDYIAYFQSFTNTYAPIAKLREIFTAALQDDLFAGISIATRPDCLGEDVISLLKELKANYPNKFIWVELGLQTIHESTAKWMNRGYPLEVFDEAVKNLKAINIDVIVHIIIGLLGEDQKMLLETIQHLNACSIDGVKLQLLHYLKNTRLGVQYLSNPSQYHVLEMDEYVELVTECIAYLDEHIVIHRLTGDGNADELIAPRWSIDKRRVLNSINHMLKRKNYTQGCKLLK, encoded by the coding sequence ATGAAACAACTGTATTATTCGTTTCCGCAATATCTCAAAGATACCTTCGGACGTAAACTTTATAAAGTAGCACTTGAAACAGGGATGACTTGTCCAAATCGCGATGGTAAGGTCGCTGTTGGAGGTTGTATTTTCTGTGGAGAAGGCGGTTCTGGAGATTTTACGATTTACTATGAAGGAAAGCGTTTAAGCAGAGAAGAACTGATTTATAATCACCAAGAAATTCCAAAGGGTGACTATATTGCATATTTCCAATCCTTTACAAATACCTACGCACCTATCGCAAAATTAAGAGAAATCTTTACCGCAGCCTTACAAGATGATTTATTTGCGGGGATTTCCATCGCGACTAGACCTGACTGTTTAGGGGAAGATGTCATCTCACTTTTAAAAGAGTTAAAAGCAAACTACCCAAACAAGTTTATTTGGGTGGAACTTGGTCTACAAACGATTCATGAAAGTACTGCCAAATGGATGAATCGTGGATATCCGCTAGAGGTATTTGATGAAGCTGTTAAGAATCTAAAGGCAATCAATATCGATGTGATTGTTCACATCATTATTGGTCTTCTAGGGGAAGACCAGAAGATGTTGTTAGAAACGATACAACATTTAAATGCATGTTCAATTGATGGTGTGAAGTTACAGTTATTACATTATTTAAAGAATACAAGACTAGGTGTGCAGTATTTATCTAATCCATCTCAGTATCATGTTCTAGAGATGGATGAGTATGTAGAACTTGTGACAGAGTGTATTGCATATTTAGATGAACATATTGTAATCCATCGCTTAACAGGAGATGGAAATGCGGATGAGTTGATTGCACCACGATGGAGTATAGATAAACGGCGTGTATTAAATTCTATCAATCATATGTTGAAGAGAAAAAATTATACACAGGGCTGTAAATTGTTAAAATAG